One genomic window of Aptenodytes patagonicus chromosome 3, bAptPat1.pri.cur, whole genome shotgun sequence includes the following:
- the BIRC5 gene encoding baculoviral IAP repeat-containing protein 5, giving the protein MAAGAEAALPKEWRLYLVPTRAATFCNWPFTEGCACTPERMAAAGFVHCPSENGPDVAQCFFCLKELEGWEPDDDPLKEHKKHSAGCAFLSLQKDPTNLTLQEFLKLDKERMKNAIKKEISQKVTEVEDTAKSVRRDIENLVP; this is encoded by the exons ATGGCGGCCGGCGCGGAGGCGGCGCTGCCCAAGGAATGGCGGCTCTACCTCGTCCCTACCCGTGCCGCCACCTTCTGCAACTGGCCGTTCACCGAGGGCTGCGCCTGCACGCCCGAGCGG ATGGCGGCGGCGGGTTTCGTGCACTGCCCCAGCGAGAACGGCCCCGACGTGGCGCAGTGCTTCTTCTGCCTCAAggagctggagggctgggagccCGACGACGACCCCCT gaAGGAACACAAAAAACACTCCGCGGGCTGCGCTTTTCTCTCCCTTCAGAAAGATCCTACCAACCTGACACTGCAGGAATTCCTGAAGCTGGACAAAGAACGAATGAAAAATGCAATT aaaaaagaaatttctcagAAGGTGACCGAGGTTGAAGATACAGCCAAGAGTGTGCGTCGTGACATAGAGAATCTGGTCCCCTAG